Proteins encoded by one window of Ascochyta rabiei chromosome 1, complete sequence:
- a CDS encoding Protein-serine/threonine phosphatase gives MKISSPSGLHYPIVVLELLKKPDDDVTRSERLFTYTYESTVTETDKWGEDKTLKKKLTAHFDASTEGKISRWYIKAGTVVARSGTEIIEIEEPCTHEIQFGGLCAECGQDMTKVDHLTQSRNTDRATVNMTHDNVALLVSHKEAVRGEEETKKRLLGAKKLTLIVDLDQTVIHTTCERTIAEWKADPENPNHDAVKDVEGFQLADDNVSNVAANWYYVKMRPGLKAFFDRISNKYEMHVYTMATRAYAQAVCKIIDPERKYFGDRILSRDENYTDKLKSLQRLFYQNTAMVVIIDDRADVWQYSPHLVRVPVFNFFPGAGDINASFLPKQQELVTQSRPAPAPTQRTENVPVATPDAGESTEVTPVEGTDGVPDALEQQLLSMASPETLDEQTKEQEKVIIAQQTERPLLQQQLMQDKADEEAECSEEPVAIANGDLQHSEPPKQRHSILHDDDRGLDVIENNLNRVHAAFYDEYRRSKAVGPAGRVAALKGERSPKKRMNDTIPDVAELMPEIKEQVLGEAVVVFSGIIPLGVDVQTSDFALWIKSFGAEVSTNISRRTTHVIANPDRKTTKVKKAARYEHIKIVNPEWMLQCCSRWEHVDETPYLIEIDPADRGGSPFEDDSINASGDEETDDVADSPVTLNLTADTWDSVDDELADFLDGDDTDGEHASESEGEGSDDSTASTCSKNQKKRKRTNGNATDGSEAEESDSSVTSTSRLQRRKKRTMERVTSLANVVSAEKSSGLPTPEATGPEAVSTGDEKEGPEGNGVAADLQDDYDDGLEAELLAGFDSDDGEA, from the exons ATGAAGATCTCATCGCCTTCGGGCCTGCACTATCCCATCGTCGTGCTCGAGCTGCTCAAGAAGCCTGACGATGACGTAACGCGCTCGGAGCGCCTGTTCACGTACACGTACGAGAGCACAGTGACGGAAACGGACAAGTGGGGGGAGGACAAGACGCTGAAGAAGAAGCTCACCGCGCACTTTGATGCGAGCACCGAGGGCAAGATATCGCGCTGGTACATCAAGGCCGGCACCGTCGTCGCGCGCTCTGG AACCGAAATCATCGAGATCGAGGAGCCATGTACGCACGAGATCCAGTTTGGCGGTCTCTGCGCTGAGTGCGGCCAGGACATGACCAAGGTCGACCATCTCACCCAATCTCGCAACACCGACCGTGCGACGGTCAACATGACCCACGACAACGTCGCCCTGCTCGTCAGCCACAAGGAAGCCGTGCGTGGCGAGGAGGAGACCAAGAAGCGGCTGCTGGGCGCGAAGAAGCTGACGTTGATTGTCGATCTTGACCAGACCGTCATCCACACCACCTGCGAGCGCACCATTGCCGAGTGGAAGGCGGATCCAGAGAACCCCAACCACGATGCAGTCAAGGACGTCGAGGGCTTTCAGCTTGCCGACGACAACGTCTCGAATGTAGCTGCGAATTGGTACTACGTCAAGATGCGCCCAGGGCTCAAAGCCTTCTTTGACAGAATTTCGAACAAGTACGAGATGCATGTCTACACAATGGCTACCCGCGCATATGCGCAAGCCGTGTGCAAGATCATCGACCCCGAGCGCAAGTACTTTGGCGACCGCATTCTCAGCCGCGACGAGAACTACACAGATAAACTGAAGAGCCTGCAGCGACTCTTCTATCAGAACACAGCCATGGTGGTCATCATCGACGACAGAGCAGACGTCTGGCAGTACAGTCCCCACCTCGTCCGCGTGCCCGTCTTCAACTTCTTCCCTGGCGCTGGCGACATCAACGCAAGCTTCTTACCTAAGCAGCAGGAGCTCGTTACACAGTCGAGACCCGCCCCAGCTCCCACACAGAGGACTGAAAATGTCCCTGTAGCTACCCCTGACGCCGGCGAATCTACCGAGGTCACACCCGTGGAAGGTACCGACGGTGTCCCGGATGCGCTGGAGCAGCAGTTGCTCTCTATGGCGTCTCCCGAGACACTGGACGAGCAGACCAAGGAGCAAGAAAAAGTCATCATCGCCCAGCAAACCGAGAGGCCTCTGCTGCAGCAACAGCTCATGCAGGACAAGGCGGACGAAGAGGCAGAGTGCAGCGAAGAGCCCGTTGCGATAGCAAATGGCGACTTGCAGCACTCGGAGCCTCCGAAACAGCGACACAGCATTCTGCATGACGATGATCGAGGCCTGGATGTCATCGAAAACAACTTGAACCGTGTACACGCTGCGTTTTACGACGAGTACAGAAGGTCAAAGGCGGTGGGACCGGCAGGACGTGTCGCAGCGCTCAAGGGCGAGAGAAGCCCCAAGAAGCGGATGAATGACACTATTCCTGATGTTGCTGAGCTGATGCCGGAGATCAAAGAGCAAGTACTCGGTGAGGCAGTGGTGGTGTTCTCTGGCATAATCCCGCTTGGCGTTGACGTTCAGAC ATCTGATTTCGCGCTTTGGATCAAGAGCTTTGGCGCCGAAGTAAGCACCAACATAAGTCGACGGACAACGCACGTCATCGCCAACCCGGATCGCAAAACGACCAAGGTCAAGAAAGCGGCGCGCTATGAGCACATCAAGATTGTGAACCCAGAGTGGATGTTGCAGTGCTGCTCGAGGTGGGAGCATGTCGACGAGACTCCTTACCTCATTGAAATCGACCCAGCGGACCGCGGCGGCTCGCCGTTCGAGGACGACAGCATCAATGCATCAGGCGACGAGGAGACAGACGATGTTGCTGATTCGCCCGTGACGCTCAACCTGACTGCCGACACGTGGGACTCGGTGGACGACGAGCTAGCCGACTTTCTGGATGGGGACGACACGGACGGCGAGCACGCGTCGGAATCCGAGGGGGAAGGCTCGGACGACAGCACAGCATCCACATGCAGCAAGAACCAGAAGAAGCGAAAGCGTACCAACGGCAACGCTACCGATGGCAGCGAGGCGGAAGAGAGCGACAGCAGCGTCACCAGCACATCCCGACTGCAGAGACGGAAGAAGCGCACAATGGAAAGAGTAACGTCGTTGGCGAACGTTGTGAGTGCAGAGAAGTCTTCAGGCCTACCGACACCAGAGGCAACAGGACCCGAAGCGGTGTCGACGGGCGACGAAAAGGAAGGGCCTGAAGGCAATGGCGTTGCAGCCGACCTGCAAGACGACTACGACGACGGGCTGGAGGCCGAGCTGCTAGCGGGCTTCGACAGCGACGATGGCGAAGCATGA
- a CDS encoding Sterol 3-beta-glucosyltransferase, which yields MASQDRGRARSSRRLSKKRRDLDEKPRRRSLDIPERFKDGEDADDDVTAPKKNNTLSMNQSIFSMIARAGQQSHKDLATMHEVDSGDSDEEGKKRQAYHGLDGAARLSRLSSANDFPQPTEELQADQSHQGKQHRRVLSEHKLLRSLPRPKSRKDARSKDHPMEQMSSSQLLPPRPPLPESSPSVSPSERSSMTKPKATADEDTNVENVRSSERSSSYGSSAGMAKTPAVPVTLAQRIRQIFEFEDVEEVISEYPCWLLQSILLQGYMYITQKHICFYAYLPKKHYDVSKTGYLFKRGRSKYNRYWFILRGDILSYYTNPAELYFPRNRINLQYAISAEILEARKKNEEETAFTVTTDEGSFQFKADSAASAKEWVRSIQKVIFRTHNEGNSVKISLPIQNVLEIEESAILDFANTVKVRVIDNDETFAIDEYFFSFFNNGQDALNVLRIMINDNEHHQTTESHNDPEAVTPTASPNAGAKSPYGSPVVENVRATLSPLPAPHAGRSSIGNMSARSSVDACRKGWDARRSMDASRTSHRPSQEVRRSFSRGRHDLQTRRRPGDQSPLSPRATDTESATTSLERDTESSAAIQSMDESGASASQILNRSDVFRAPANHSPVVASDLSGPLARYSHDTTRSSGRGRQPPKTTQHLNSGISAKAPAVASETTEDDVEAGLAQPRLSGSSSALQDIASYPLNKATGLAGFLRNRSKKMGNLLATESMGYYEKVSGMLAGGRKHYNTVEGLETGDEVHGYEDDEDAVKAAENFREHFAFPETEILQSSFFASLQRVLPNYGKIYVSGKYFCFRSLMPTSKTKIILPMKDIENVNKEKGFRIGYHGLAIVIRGHEELFFEFSKAEYRDECAITVLRILESAKYLEDRYSSSSGIDSDDEAAKAEHDLLQQARKETADDPQIDVSDIVHATDHDRIPLIFDDPLASFVDFKPAESLTVVCLTIGSRGDVQPYIALCKELLKEGHKPRIATHAEFEPWVRKHGIDFAPVDGNPAELMRICVEHGMFTYNFMKEANSKFRGWLDDVCSSAWRACQGADVLIESPSAMAGIHIAEALEIPYFRAFTMPWTRTRAYPHAFSVLEKKMGGGYNSITYITFDAIFWTAISGQINKWRRRELGLQNTSQAKMQANSRPFLYNFSPHVVPPPLDWPDWIRVTGYWFLDEADMYEPPADLKAFIEKARSDDKKLVYIGFGSIVIDDPAALTKTVVDSVLKADVRCVLSKGWSDRLETKDASKPEIPLPPEVFQIQAAPHDWLFKQMDAAVHHGGSGTTGASLRAGIPTVIKPFFGDQYFFAQRVEDLGVGVWLKKVNTSVFSRALWEVTNSQRMIVKAKVLGQKIRKDNGAQVAIQTIYRELDRARTLINKHARQGDEHTDGFEDDWTMIEDGDKVDVAPFEAQQAVTGMTQNASRTGGGMLALGSMTMRGAQTRISESADRG from the exons ATGGCGTCGCAAGACAGAGGGAGGGCTAGGTCGAGCCGCAGGTTGAGTAAGAAGCGTAGAGACCTGGACGAGAAGCCACGCAGGCGATCGCTCGATATACCGGAGCGCTTCAAGGATGGGGAAGATGCGGACGACGACGTGACGGCGCCGAAGAAGAACAACACCTTGTCGATGAACCAGTCCATTTTCTCTATGATTGCGCGCGCGGGGCAGCAATCGCACAAGGACCTGGCGACCATGCACGAGGTAGACTCGGGCGACAGCGACGAAGAAGGCAAGAAGCGCCAGGCTTACCACGGCTTGGACGGCGCCGCACGATTGAGCCGCCTGAGCTCAGCGAACGACTTCCCACAGCCGACCGAGGAGCTGCAGGCCGACCAGTCCCACCAAGGCAAGCAGCACCGCAGGGTCTTGTCGGAACACAAGCTGTTGCGCTCACTACCCAGACCAAAGAGTCGAAAGGACGCTAGATCAAAAGACCACCCCATGGAACAGATGTCGTCCTCTCAGCTTCTGCCACCAAGACCGCCTCTTCCGGAGTCTTCTCCCTCTGTATCCCCGAGCGAACGATCGTCCATGACGAAGCCCAAAGCTACCGCTGACGAAGATACCAATGTTGAGAACGTGAGGAGTTCAGAGAGAAGCAGTAGCTATGGAAGCTCAGCTGGGATGGCCAAGACTCCAGCAGTGCCCGTCACTCTGGCTCAACGAATACGGCAGATATTCGAGTTTGAGGATGTCGAAGAGGTAATCTCAGAGTATCCTTGCTGGCTGCTCCAGAGCATCCTATTGCAGGGGTACATGTACATTACGCAGAAGCATATCTGCTTCTACGCATACCTCCCCAAGAAACAT TACGATGTCAGTAAGACTGGCTACCTGTTCAAGCGCGGCCGATCCAAGTACAATAGATACTGGTTTATTCTACGAGGCGATATTCTGTCCTACTACACGAACCCGGCAGAGCTATACTTCCCGCGCAACCGCATAAACTTACAGTACGCCATCTCCGCCGAGATACTCGAAGCCAGGAAGAAGAATGAGGAAGAGACTGCATTTACCGTGACCACCGATGAGGGATCGTTTCAGTTCAAGGCGGACAGTGCTGCGAGCGCGAAAGAATGGGTGAGGTCTATCCAGAAAGTCATTTTCCGGACACACAACGAAGGGAACAGTGTCAAGATCTCCCTGCCCATCCAAAACGTGCTGGAGATTGAAGAGAGCGCCATACTTGACTTTGCGAACACTGTCAAGGTCAGAGTGATCGACAACGACGAGACGTTTGCCATCGATGAG TACTTCTTCTCATTCTTCAACAACGGCCAGGACGCACTTAACGTTTTGCGGATCATGATCAATGACAACGAGCACCACCAAACAACTGAATCTCATAACGACCCAGAAGCTGTCACGCCCACAGCGTCACCGAACGCTGGTGCAAAGTCGCCGTACGGCTCACCCGTCGTGGAGAATGTTCGCGCGACTCTCTCACCACTACCAGCCCCGCACGCTGGAAGATCAAGCATTGGCAATATGTCTGCTCGATCCAGCGTGGATGCGTGCCGAAAGGGCTGGGATGCGCGCCGCAGTATGGATGCTAGTCGCACGTCCCACCGCCCAAGTCAAGAGGTGCGACGCAGCTTTAGTAGAGGCCGCCACGACCTGCAAACGAGGAGACGCCCGGGGGATCAATCACCGTTGTCACCAAGAGCAACGGATACGGAGTCTGCCACTACTTCACTCGAGCGTGACACGGAGTCTTCCGCTGCGATACAGTCTATGGATGAGAGCGGCGCATCCGCGTCCCAGATCTTGAACCGATCCGATGTGTTTCGAGCGCCAGCGAACCATTCACCTGTTGTTGCCTCTGATCTATCAGGGCCACTAGCGCGATACTCGCATGACACAACGCGCTCTTCGGGGCGAGGGAGACAACCACCGAAAACAACGCAACATTTGAACAGTGGCATCAGCGCAAAGGCGCCGGCTGTCGCATCCGAAACCACAGAAGACGATGTGGAAGCAGGCCTAGCCCAACCACGACTGTCAGGCTCATCATCAGCGCTCCAAGATATCGCGTCTTACCCTCTGAATAAAGCTACAGGTCTTGCAGGCTTCCTTCGAAATCGATCGAAAAAGATGGGCAACTTACTCGCAACCGAATCAATGGGGTACTACGAAAAGGTCTCTGGCATGCTGGCTGGCGGACGCAAGCACTACAACACTGTAGAAGGGCTCGAAACCGGTGATGAAGTACACGGCTacgaagacgacgaggacgCAGTCAAAGCGGCTGAGAATTTCAGAGAGCATTTCGCCTTTCCTGAGACGGAGATACTTCAGTCCTCCTTCTTTGCATCACTACAGCGAGTGTTGCCCAACTATGGCAAAATCTACGTTAGCGGCAAATACTTTTGCTTCCGTAGCCTGATGCCTACATCGAAAACGAAGATCATCCTGCCCATGAAGGACATCGAGAATGTCAACAAAGAGAAGGGGTTTCGGATCGGCTATCACGGCCTCGCTATTGTCATAAGAGGGCACGAGGAGCTCTTCTTCGAATTTTCGAAAGCTGAGTACCGCGACGAATGCGCTATCACTGTGCTCCGCATATTGGAGAGCGCAAAGTACTTGGAGGACAGATACTCGTCTTCTTCAGGAATCGACAGTGATGACGAAGCGGCAAAAGCTGAGCATGATCTTCTTCAACAAGCGCGAAAAGAGACCGCGGATGACCCGCAGATCGATGTATCTGACATTGTCCACGCTACCGATCACGACCGTATCCCGCTGATTTTCGACGATCCACTTGCCTCATTTGTCGATTTCAAACCGGCAGAATCGCTTACAGTCGTCTGTCTTACGATCGGATCTCGTGGCGACGTGCAGCCCTACATCGCACTGTGTAAGGAGCTCCTGAAAGAGGGCCACAAGCCGCGAATAGCAACCCATGCAGAGTTCGAGCCGTGGGTTCGAAAGCACGGTATCGACTTTGCGCCCGTTGATGGCAACCCGGCAGAGCTCATGCGAATTTGCGTTGAGCACGGCATGTTCACGTACAATTTCATGAAAGAAGCGAATTCCAAATTCCGAGGCTGGCTTGACGACGTCTGCAGCTCTGCGTGGCGAGCTTGCCAGGGTGCCGATGTTTTGATTGAGAGTCCAAGTGCGATGGCTGGTATCCATATTGCAGAAGCGCTCGAAATTCCTTACTTCCGTGCCTTCACAATGCCCTGGACGCGTACCCGAGCCTATCCACATGCTTTCTCAGTTCTAGAGAAGAAGATGGGAGGCGGTTACAACAGCATCACATACATCACCTTCGACGCCATCTTCTGGACAGCGATTTCTGGTCAGATTAACAAGTGGCGTCGTCGAGAGCTTGGGCTGCAAAACACTTCCCAAGCCAAGATGCAGGCCAACTCTCGACCATTTCTGTACAACTTCAGTCCTCACGTGGTACCTCCGCCGCTTGATTGGCCAGACTGGATTCGTGTAACGGGTTACTGGTTCCTGGATGAGGCCGACATGTACGAGCCGCCCGCTGACCTAAAAGCTTTCATCGAAAAAGCACGAAGTGATGACAAGAAGCTCGTCTACATTGGCTTTGGTTCCATTGTAATCGACGACCCAGCCGCTTTGACTAAGACTGTAGTAGACTCTGTCCTCAAGGCAGACGTGCGCTGTGTCCTGTCAAAGGGCTGGTCAGACCGTCTGGAAACGAAGGACGCATCGAAGCCTGAGATTCCTCTACCGCCAGAGGTGTTCCAGATCCAGGCTGCTCCGCACGATTGGCTGTTCAAGCAGATGGATGCCGCAGTACATCATGGTGGATCTGGCACAACGGGAGCAAGTTTGCGAGCTGGCATTCCGACTGTCATCAAGCCTTTCTTTGGTGATCAGTACTTCTTCGCTCAACGCGTAGAGGATCTCGGTGTTGGTGTATGGCTGAAGAAGGTCAATACGAGCGTCTTCAGCCGAGCTCTCTGGGAAGTGACCAACAGCCAGCGGATGATCGTCAAGGCGAAGGTACTCGGACAGAAGATTCGGAAG GACAACGGCGCACAAGTTGCGATACAGACGATTTACCGTGAGCTAGACCGCGCTCGCACGCTCATCAACAAGCACGCCAGGCAGGGCGACGAGCACACCGATGGATTTGAGGACGACTGGACCATGATCGAAGATGGGGACAAGGTCGATGTTGCGCCGTTTGAGGCGCAGCAGGCCGTCACAGGGATGACTCAAAACGCATCACGGACGGGTGGCGGTATGCTGGCTCTAGGAAGCATGACAATGAGAGGAGCGCAGACGCGCATTTCGGAGTCTGCGGATAGAGGTTGA